In the Chitinivibrionales bacterium genome, GGATTTTCCTTGATTTTTTTCAAAATGACAGGTATATCCTCCGGCAAATGCCGACTGTCGGAATCAAGGGTGATCGCATGAGAATAGCCCTGCTCATAAGCACGTGTAAATCCTGCGCGCAATGCATCACCTTTACCTTTTTTGCCGGCAGATTCGATAGAATGAGTGACAAAAGTCGAGTGTACGACCGCCGATGTATCATCCGGGGAACCATTGTTGACAACAATAATATCGAGCGGGTATTCCGCAATCTGCTCGAGAAGCGGTTTCAGTGTTCCGGCGTTACTCCAGGCGGGAATGATAGCGACAACGGCAGGGGATTGTTTCTGATAATCCATTGGTACAGGCAATGATTTGAAATGCTCGATTCTATTTTCTACTTTATTCTTTTGTCGATTACCTGGATTTTATTCCGGCTTTCACCCCTCATCGATTGTATGGTTGCTTTGTTTGAGACCAGGATGGGAAGATGGACCCGTGCCTGGCTCCGAAGCCGCTCCGATATGGAAGGGACCATACTCGGTGATACTGCGGCATGAATCGTTACCTGATCTGAGGATGAATTATTTCCTTCAAGGATGATAATAAAATCATCGATTTCATCAAACTCATCGAGTACACCGGCAATAATCGATGGATAAACGCTGGCGCCTCTGATTTTGATCATCTGTGATTTTCGTGCAAGGATCGGACCGATACGGCAGGCATTTCTTCCACAAGCACACGTATCACTGATCTTGAAGGTAATGTCGCCGGTCCGATAGCGCAGCAGCGGCATCCCTTCAACACCCAGTGACGTAGCGACCAGTTCTCCCGGGGTCCCGTCGGGGACACATTTTCCTTCATCATCAACAATTTCAGTATATACCAGTTCCGGATGAGCATGGCCACCCCGTTGGGTCGTACATTCACAGTAAGCAATCGAAAGTTCGGTGTTACCGTAGGTAGAAAATACCTGCGCCCGATACATTTCTTCGAGGCTTTTTCCCAGGGTATTGAGCTGCATGTCCTGCGAGCGGACACTTTCTCCGATACAGAAGAGACGGGTGATGCTCGAATTGCGTGTGTCGAAATTCCGGTCGTTTAATTCGGTTGCCAGTTTTTTAAGACCCGACGGAACACCTATGATAACACTCGGCTTGAGCATTTCGAGATACTGGTGCTGCATATCGGCGGACAATACACCGATTCGGGCAGTATTAGCTCCCAGCATGGTCAGGCCCCGATAAGAGGCAATGCCGGCGATAGAAAGCCGGTCGAGAGAAACAAAAATCTGGACACGATCTTTTGCGGTCACTCCCGCCCCATAAAAACAGAGAGCTTCATTGTAAGCCAGACGGTCCAGGTCGGACGCGGTGAGCGAAAAAGCCATTGGCTTGCCGGTCGAACCGCTGGTAATTACCGTCTCGACGACATGTTCTTCAGAAACACCGAGAAAGTTTCCGGTCTTTTCAGCCACAATGCTCTTTTCCGTAAAGGGAAGCTTGTGGAATTCATCGAAGGAAGTAATGTCATCAGGTGTGATATCTTTGAGCTGTTCCTGATAATAAATCGACACCTCTTTCAAATGCCGTACGTGATTACGCAGGGCCCGAAGGGTACGCTTTTGAATCTCATCTGCTGAAAGAAATTCCCATGAAAGTTCGGGTCTAAAAACCAATAATTAATCCTCCTGACAGGAAACTGGGGTGCTGATATATCTCATTCCGGTTTTTGGTACCGTCTATAAACAGATACTGCAGGATATTCTCCCGGTTGTAGACGTTTTGTAAATCAAAATAGTAAATCAGACCAAAAAAACCAAAGTCGCCCGCCGTTCAAAGCAAATTCGAGATTGTAACATGCCGGATAAAGCTTGCTGTTCAACCCGGGTATTCTTCGATTATACATATATTTCGATTTGCATGAAAACATATTCCATGCACCCAATTCCGGTTGTTACCTCTTTGAATTCCAGCGAGTCATTGCGTGCGCTGATACCGGTGTTTGCATAATCGGACAGTTGTTGCTGGGTGCCGAATGATTTACTAAACGTTGTGTTTAATTGGGCCATCGAGGTAGTTCTCTTAAACTGATTACTTTTTCCTTTGATATAATAATATGATCCAGAAGCGGTGTTTCCAGAAGTTTGCAGATCTGAAACAACCGCTTAGTGATTTTCCAGTCGGCTTCGGAACATTCCAGCGTGCCCCCCGGATGGTTATGGGCCAGTATCAGCGATGCCGCTTTCTTCTGCAGTGCCTGTTCCAGTATAGTACGAGGATAAATGACACATTGATTCGTAGTTCCTTCAGATACTTTCTCGGTTGCTATGATTCTGTGTGCGTTGTCGAGATAGATAACTGCAATATATTCGGTTTTCTGGTTGCCGTAGTGAAATCGGAGATACTCTTCAACATCTTTGCGATGAGTGATTATGGGTTTGCTTTCATATTTTTCTTTGAGACAGTAGGCGATAATATCCCTCAGCAGGGTAAAAAGGGCGGCGCCGCGTTCGGTTATTCCGGGGGCTTTGCGGAGTTCGGCAGGATCGACATGGAGCAGTTCACTGATATTTCTATGATTGCCCAGGAGAGCCTTGGCCGTTTTTTTCGTGTCCTTGCGGGGGATTATATACGTTAGCAGCAGTTCGATTATTTCATAGTCCTGAAGGGAGGATAACCCGTTATTCCTGTATCGTTCGAGAAGCCGTCTCCTGTGCCCTTCAGAGGAAATCTCCGCCATATTGTGCAACTGCTTTCATTACCATTTAATCGACATGGCCGCGGCGGTAATGCCGGCCCCGACAGTACAGAATACTATCTTATCGTTTTTCTTGAGATATTTTTCGATTTCGATCAGGGCCAGTGGTATGCTCGCGCTCGAGGTATTGCCTACCCGGTCGATATTTAAATAAAATCGTTCAAAAGGTATTCCGCTTTTTGTCGCCGCCGCTTTCAGGATTCTGCCGTTTGCCTGATGGGGAACGACCCAGTTGATTTCTTCGGGTTTCCAGCCGCTTTTTTCGACAACCTCACGGATAATAGAAGAGAAGCTGTCGGTAGCGAATTTGAACAGTGCGCGGCCGTCAATCCGAATACAGGGATCGAATGAGTCGGTGTTTTCGGGCAATTCGTAGCCGGGGTATTCCCGCCGGGCCATGCGAAGTCCCTGAGAATCCGCGGTGATAAACTCTCGTTGTATTGTATGTCCCGAATCGGTGGCCGAAATGACCGCCGCCCCGGCGCCGTCACCAAAAAGGAATAGCGAGCTTTTGTCTTTTTTATCCAGAAGCCGCGACTGCATGTCGACTGCGCATGTCAGAATGTTTCGTGCGGTTCCGGTATAAATCATCCCCCGGGCCACCGAGATAGCATAGAGCCATCCGGAACAGGCTGCATTGAGGTCGAAAGCAGGAATTCCACGCAACCCAAGTTTCTGCTGGAGGATACATGCTGTTGCTGGCATGACAAAATCGGGAGTAGTGGTCGATAAAATAATCGCATCAATATCCTCGGCCTTCATGCCGGATTTTTTGATCGCTTCCTGTGATGCGATCAGGGCCATATCGGAAGGTCGCTCATCGGGGTTTGCCCACCGACGTTCTCTGATACCGGTGACACCAAAGATATAATCTTCGGTTACATCAGGAAATTCGCCCAGGAGGTCTTTGTTGGTGACGACTGTTTTAGGAAGATAGCCTCCGATACCTAGTATGCCGACAGTCTTTGAATTTTCATCGGAATTTTCTTTAAGTTGAACCGACATGCCGGTGTTCAGCTGTTCTTCAGATTGAAGTGCTTCCGGGGCGGATTGCGGTTCTTTGACCGATATATCGTCCGTTTCAATTTCAATCACCGGATCATCGAAACTCGAGGTGTTTCCTTCCCGGCACAGGATTGATTTAACAGTCCCGTCGCAGGGTGCTTCAAAGGTAAATGATGATTTTGCACTTTCGGCTTCTGCAAGCACCTTCCCTTTAGTGAAAGTATCGCCGGGTGAGATATGCCA is a window encoding:
- a CDS encoding AMP-binding protein produces the protein MVFRPELSWEFLSADEIQKRTLRALRNHVRHLKEVSIYYQEQLKDITPDDITSFDEFHKLPFTEKSIVAEKTGNFLGVSEEHVVETVITSGSTGKPMAFSLTASDLDRLAYNEALCFYGAGVTAKDRVQIFVSLDRLSIAGIASYRGLTMLGANTARIGVLSADMQHQYLEMLKPSVIIGVPSGLKKLATELNDRNFDTRNSSITRLFCIGESVRSQDMQLNTLGKSLEEMYRAQVFSTYGNTELSIAYCECTTQRGGHAHPELVYTEIVDDEGKCVPDGTPGELVATSLGVEGMPLLRYRTGDITFKISDTCACGRNACRIGPILARKSQMIKIRGASVYPSIIAGVLDEFDEIDDFIIILEGNNSSSDQVTIHAAVSPSMVPSISERLRSQARVHLPILVSNKATIQSMRGESRNKIQVIDKRIK
- the radC gene encoding DNA repair protein RadC, whose translation is MAEISSEGHRRRLLERYRNNGLSSLQDYEIIELLLTYIIPRKDTKKTAKALLGNHRNISELLHVDPAELRKAPGITERGAALFTLLRDIIAYCLKEKYESKPIITHRKDVEEYLRFHYGNQKTEYIAVIYLDNAHRIIATEKVSEGTTNQCVIYPRTILEQALQKKAASLILAHNHPGGTLECSEADWKITKRLFQICKLLETPLLDHIIISKEKVISLRELPRWPN
- the fabH gene encoding beta-ketoacyl-ACP synthase III, whose amino-acid sequence is MSTERFTTALRLPAQAAAETEATLIKWHISPGDTFTKGKVLAEAESAKSSFTFEAPCDGTVKSILCREGNTSSFDDPVIEIETDDISVKEPQSAPEALQSEEQLNTGMSVQLKENSDENSKTVGILGIGGYLPKTVVTNKDLLGEFPDVTEDYIFGVTGIRERRWANPDERPSDMALIASQEAIKKSGMKAEDIDAIILSTTTPDFVMPATACILQQKLGLRGIPAFDLNAACSGWLYAISVARGMIYTGTARNILTCAVDMQSRLLDKKDKSSLFLFGDGAGAAVISATDSGHTIQREFITADSQGLRMARREYPGYELPENTDSFDPCIRIDGRALFKFATDSFSSIIREVVEKSGWKPEEINWVVPHQANGRILKAAATKSGIPFERFYLNIDRVGNTSSASIPLALIEIEKYLKKNDKIVFCTVGAGITAAAMSIKW